A genomic stretch from Vibrio neptunius includes:
- a CDS encoding leukocidin family pore-forming toxin, whose amino-acid sequence MQTSKIFTLSLLAASVNAFADDYVPVVEKVYYITSSKLTCNLYTSKDFDTKRDWCNAGASVDIRVNVSQMRSVQSSTSQGFTPDAKIVRFTVEADKAGTGFHLVDDLQQDHSWFQSWANRRTYIGPFASSYELWVKPVSGYVPKKVSDFPHNENKNYQHRDTHGYSIGINGSAGAEVGKDGPKVSAEVSGSFSYKNEKTLVFDTKDYRVNNRSSLSDFEIAFEREFDECQELRREELGCYFTSAHWGSGWVFDKSKFNPISYANFKPNYDVIYEAPVSQNGTTDFEIGAKFVAKARYGDVIPSALFSVYGPGGWSTTGWSIPRTVRIDWSHPLFEAEAHVTLQSLSNNDLCLDVYGTNGDKKAEGGQVDGWSCHGSWNQTWGLDSNERYRSRVAPDRCLTVSEDKNLTVESCSSNLAQKWFWENDKLISRYVDGTNKRYVLNILDGRNVGVTLEDQATHARWKPTLQQIKL is encoded by the coding sequence ATGCAAACTTCTAAGATTTTCACTCTTTCTTTGCTTGCTGCTTCTGTCAATGCGTTTGCTGACGACTATGTCCCTGTTGTTGAAAAAGTCTACTACATCACTAGTTCAAAGCTAACGTGTAACCTTTATACAAGTAAAGACTTCGACACAAAACGAGATTGGTGTAATGCTGGTGCCTCTGTTGATATTCGAGTCAACGTGTCACAGATGCGTTCTGTTCAGTCTTCAACTTCACAGGGTTTTACACCTGACGCTAAGATCGTACGTTTTACAGTGGAGGCGGACAAGGCGGGGACGGGTTTCCATCTCGTCGATGATCTTCAGCAAGATCATAGCTGGTTCCAAAGTTGGGCGAATCGCCGTACCTACATTGGGCCATTTGCGAGCAGCTATGAGCTGTGGGTAAAGCCAGTGTCAGGTTACGTTCCTAAGAAAGTCAGCGACTTTCCTCATAACGAAAATAAAAACTACCAGCATCGTGATACACATGGCTACTCGATCGGTATTAATGGTTCAGCTGGCGCAGAAGTAGGCAAAGATGGCCCTAAAGTCAGTGCAGAAGTGAGTGGTTCATTCAGTTATAAGAATGAAAAAACACTGGTGTTTGATACCAAGGACTACCGTGTCAACAACCGTTCTTCATTAAGTGATTTTGAAATCGCCTTTGAGCGTGAGTTTGATGAATGCCAAGAACTCCGCCGTGAAGAGCTTGGCTGCTACTTTACGTCAGCACACTGGGGAAGCGGCTGGGTTTTCGATAAATCGAAATTCAACCCAATTTCTTATGCTAACTTCAAGCCCAACTATGACGTTATTTATGAAGCGCCTGTTTCTCAGAACGGAACAACGGATTTTGAAATTGGCGCAAAGTTTGTTGCTAAAGCACGTTATGGTGATGTTATCCCATCAGCACTGTTCTCCGTCTATGGTCCAGGGGGTTGGTCGACAACTGGATGGTCAATTCCACGAACGGTTCGTATAGATTGGAGCCACCCACTATTCGAAGCCGAAGCACATGTGACCTTGCAGTCGTTAAGCAACAATGACCTATGTCTGGACGTCTATGGCACCAATGGTGATAAGAAAGCAGAGGGCGGTCAAGTGGATGGCTGGAGCTGTCATGGAAGTTGGAATCAGACTTGGGGTCTAGATAGCAATGAGCGCTACCGCAGCCGTGTTGCACCAGATCGCTGTTTGACGGTTTCCGAAGATAAGAATCTGACCGTTGAGTCATGCAGCTCTAATCTTGCTCAAAAATGGTTCTGGGAAAATGACAAGTTGATCAGTCGCTACGTCGATGGCACCAACAAGCGTTATGTGCTTAACATTCTGGATGGTCGTAACGTTGGCGTGACGCTTGAAGATCAAGCGACACACGCTAGATGGAAACCGACTCTCCAGCAAATCAAACTTTAA
- a CDS encoding metal-dependent hydrolase, with amino-acid sequence MDPLTQGLIGAALPQSVSDKKHSLVAGGLGMFAGMSPDLDVFIRSSHDPLLFLEYHRQFTHSLLFIPLGSLVCSLVLHWLFSRRFGLNFGKTWLYCSLGFATHALLDACTSYGTQLLWPASHERYAWNIVSVVDPVFTLPLLIGIAVTLRKRTPWGARVALLWGLSYLSLGIIQKERAYHEGWQLAQVRNHVPSRLMVKPSFANLLVWKVLYETDNHYHVDAVRLGRTTQVYAGESIARIDLERDLPWLDTHSQQAKDLERFRRFSDGYLAIDPNDKLSVVDVRYSIVPNQFDPLWGIKLSPSAAKNVHAQYVTYRNTSSEARQRFWSMLFDFKGY; translated from the coding sequence ATGGACCCGTTAACGCAAGGGCTAATAGGGGCGGCTTTACCCCAATCAGTCAGCGATAAAAAACACAGTCTTGTTGCCGGAGGCTTAGGTATGTTCGCTGGCATGTCACCAGATCTAGACGTGTTCATTCGCTCTTCTCACGACCCATTGTTGTTTCTGGAGTACCACCGACAATTTACCCATTCTCTTCTATTCATACCACTAGGTAGCTTGGTTTGCAGTTTGGTCTTGCATTGGTTGTTTTCTCGACGGTTTGGGCTCAACTTTGGTAAAACTTGGTTGTATTGTTCACTGGGCTTCGCGACCCATGCCTTGCTGGATGCCTGTACCTCTTATGGCACGCAATTGCTTTGGCCTGCCAGTCATGAGCGATATGCATGGAACATAGTGTCTGTCGTGGACCCGGTTTTTACTTTACCGCTTTTGATAGGTATTGCCGTTACGCTACGAAAGAGGACACCATGGGGAGCAAGAGTTGCTTTGCTTTGGGGGCTATCCTACTTATCCCTAGGAATAATACAAAAGGAAAGAGCTTATCATGAGGGGTGGCAATTGGCTCAAGTACGAAACCACGTCCCAAGCCGATTAATGGTTAAGCCGAGTTTTGCCAATTTACTGGTGTGGAAAGTGCTTTATGAAACGGATAATCACTACCATGTAGATGCAGTAAGGTTAGGTCGAACAACCCAAGTTTATGCCGGTGAATCGATTGCCAGAATAGATCTCGAGAGAGATCTTCCCTGGCTTGATACGCATTCACAACAGGCTAAAGACCTTGAACGCTTTCGCCGCTTTTCAGACGGTTATCTAGCCATAGATCCCAATGACAAACTGAGTGTGGTTGACGTCCGCTATTCCATCGTGCCCAATCAGTTTGACCCACTTTGGGGGATTAAACTTTCCCCATCGGCGGCGAAAAACGTTCATGCTCAATACGTGACATACAGAAATACTTCATCAGAAGCAAGGCAACGCTTTTGGAGTATGTTGTTCGACTTTAAAGGGTACTGA
- a CDS encoding FAD-binding protein, with product MRITTLALGATLISAALGTAFALQTSEPEREISNYQGTYTCHPEAVYDPQSIEGVQAVIKDALIRDKKVMTGNRKFASQIDAACAGDDQVQLTLKNMNKIVHFDAANKRVTVEAGMRFNDLNDFLREQGYAINMVTELAIFTVGGMLGSGTHGSTLDKPSNMLADYVTELKVVDGQGDVRVLNGDLLNAARVNLGVLGVVVEVTLAIEEAFKVKAEVTGYRDDSGLEDVILDIARNNYSANIAWFPGLGRYTTTLYNPVPLETQGEAYNAQADVSDAEEFFFGLLFNAAHEFPGTGLQCLAAVARYNARAKSYFRDSNTGKKVSEPIGYSDQMQYFKCKDPNKCIWDRLPIALQEVAIDIERLPDWIRDVRDIVAAHPRTCFPLNGIYFRFGKASDSYIGMSAGRETAFVGIEYTLRQEGKKEPKNYFVNLEIEQLSLRKYDARPHWGKNSVAIFEDMPSRFPMWSEFLQAKAELDPYNVFTNPFWERVSGDIPMEDYLTPGCNVRGECYCQTDEHCQSGTQCQDGLHFTDARICR from the coding sequence ATGAGAATAACAACTCTCGCGCTCGGCGCTACCTTGATATCGGCTGCATTAGGAACAGCCTTTGCGCTTCAAACAAGCGAACCCGAACGCGAAATCTCGAATTATCAGGGAACGTATACTTGCCACCCTGAAGCGGTTTACGATCCACAATCCATTGAAGGTGTCCAAGCTGTCATCAAAGATGCCTTGATACGCGACAAGAAGGTAATGACGGGCAATCGCAAGTTTGCCAGCCAAATTGATGCAGCTTGCGCGGGTGATGACCAAGTTCAGCTAACGCTAAAAAACATGAATAAGATCGTTCATTTTGACGCAGCGAATAAACGCGTCACGGTTGAAGCAGGAATGAGATTTAACGACTTAAACGACTTCCTCCGAGAACAAGGTTACGCGATTAACATGGTGACTGAGCTGGCCATATTTACGGTCGGCGGTATGCTTGGCAGCGGTACTCATGGCTCAACACTGGACAAGCCCAGCAACATGCTAGCCGACTATGTGACTGAGCTAAAAGTCGTCGATGGTCAGGGAGACGTTCGAGTATTGAACGGTGATTTGCTCAATGCTGCTCGCGTAAATCTGGGTGTACTAGGTGTCGTCGTAGAGGTCACTTTAGCGATTGAAGAAGCCTTTAAAGTCAAAGCAGAAGTGACAGGGTATCGTGACGATTCTGGTCTAGAAGATGTGATCCTAGACATTGCACGTAACAACTACTCAGCCAATATTGCTTGGTTCCCGGGCCTAGGCCGTTACACTACAACGCTTTACAACCCTGTTCCATTGGAAACGCAAGGAGAAGCGTACAACGCTCAGGCGGATGTGTCTGATGCCGAAGAGTTCTTTTTCGGCTTGTTGTTTAATGCTGCTCACGAATTCCCAGGGACTGGGCTACAGTGCTTAGCCGCTGTAGCACGCTACAATGCAAGAGCAAAATCCTACTTTCGTGACAGTAATACCGGCAAGAAAGTAAGTGAACCTATTGGTTATTCAGATCAAATGCAGTACTTCAAATGTAAAGACCCCAACAAATGTATTTGGGACAGGCTGCCTATCGCACTTCAGGAAGTAGCGATTGATATTGAACGTTTGCCTGATTGGATTCGTGATGTACGCGACATTGTCGCGGCTCATCCAAGAACTTGCTTCCCTCTTAACGGCATTTACTTCCGCTTTGGTAAAGCGTCAGACAGCTATATTGGCATGAGTGCTGGTCGTGAAACCGCATTTGTTGGGATCGAGTACACATTACGCCAAGAAGGTAAAAAGGAGCCGAAGAATTACTTCGTGAATTTGGAGATAGAGCAGCTGTCACTGCGTAAGTACGACGCACGGCCACACTGGGGTAAAAACTCGGTTGCCATTTTTGAGGACATGCCTTCTCGATTCCCGATGTGGTCAGAATTCTTGCAAGCAAAAGCAGAGTTGGATCCTTACAACGTGTTTACCAATCCTTTCTGGGAACGCGTGAGCGGCGACATTCCTATGGAAGACTATTTAACACCGGGGTGTAATGTTCGTGGCGAGTGTTACTGCCAAACCGATGAACACTGCCAGTCTGGAACCCAGTGTCAGGACGGACTTCACTTCACCGACGCCCGCATATGTCGCTAA
- a CDS encoding cytolysin secretion protein: protein MHNNKTQVLGTLALLSSLFTAHALADIQILGSESEISQSITQHYQQSTELYNGNLANNDALYINVATASDDDIALAKSHVVKGDTVVIDLRQVSGHDAKIDLSQSLTGLGSDAPVVVTGIYQGDNIINSIVADVRDENGDPVNNPTAELDSITQSLVHALDRLGFGGE from the coding sequence ATGCACAATAACAAAACGCAAGTGTTAGGGACACTTGCCCTACTCTCTTCTTTGTTTACCGCACATGCATTGGCTGATATTCAGATACTTGGAAGTGAAAGTGAAATTTCGCAGTCAATCACTCAGCACTATCAACAGTCAACTGAGTTGTACAACGGAAATTTAGCCAATAATGATGCACTTTATATTAATGTAGCAACCGCTTCAGATGATGATATCGCGCTGGCTAAATCCCATGTTGTTAAAGGAGATACGGTTGTTATCGATCTCAGACAAGTCTCAGGGCATGACGCTAAGATTGACCTTAGCCAATCGCTGACAGGGCTTGGTAGTGATGCGCCTGTTGTCGTTACGGGTATATATCAAGGCGATAACATCATCAACTCCATCGTTGCAGATGTTCGCGATGAGAATGGTGATCCTGTGAATAATCCAACGGCTGAGTTGGATAGTATTACCCAGTCTTTAGTTCATGCACTTGATCGTCTTGGCTTCGGAGGTGAATAA
- the sctJ gene encoding type III secretion inner membrane ring lipoprotein SctJ, whose protein sequence is MKKFKWLALVMALLLTGCKVELYQNLPQSEANQMVALLMLNHIDASSETDVKTGKVTLKIEKDQFINAVELLRQNGYPKAEYVGIEQLFPSGQLVSSPAQEEAKMSYLKEQQLERTLSSMDGVISARVSIAQSDKNASTGRTVMSDKSAAVYIKYSPEANLGNSESQIRNLIKNAVPDLQYENISLFLQPADFRYQPVVESSSDWDDVQNWVVANKTPVTVGLGSVLIAGVAGVAGLGLSRRKEG, encoded by the coding sequence ATGAAAAAGTTCAAATGGCTAGCCTTAGTGATGGCTTTGCTGTTGACAGGTTGTAAAGTCGAACTCTACCAGAACCTGCCGCAGTCTGAAGCCAACCAAATGGTGGCCTTGCTCATGCTCAATCATATTGATGCAAGTTCAGAAACTGACGTAAAAACGGGCAAGGTAACGCTTAAGATAGAGAAAGATCAATTTATTAATGCGGTCGAATTGTTAAGACAAAATGGTTACCCGAAGGCCGAATATGTCGGTATTGAGCAGCTATTTCCTTCAGGTCAACTTGTCTCTTCTCCCGCTCAGGAAGAGGCCAAAATGAGCTATTTAAAAGAGCAGCAATTGGAGAGAACGTTGTCCAGTATGGATGGTGTCATTAGTGCACGGGTCTCAATTGCTCAAAGCGACAAAAATGCCTCTACAGGGCGCACGGTAATGAGCGACAAATCGGCGGCGGTGTACATCAAGTATTCTCCGGAGGCGAACTTGGGTAATTCAGAGTCTCAGATCCGAAATCTGATCAAAAATGCAGTCCCTGATCTGCAATACGAAAACATCAGCCTATTCTTACAGCCCGCAGATTTTCGTTATCAGCCAGTCGTAGAATCGAGCTCAGACTGGGATGATGTTCAGAACTGGGTGGTAGCAAACAAAACCCCAGTGACCGTTGGGTTAGGCAGTGTACTGATTGCTGGGGTTGCTGGGGTTGCTGGGTTGGGGCTTAGCCGAAGGAAAGAGGGCTGA
- the sicP gene encoding chaperone SicP, which translates to MSHELLLARLGEKLGLPLVFDQSNQCLLLWDEQLMVSIAPKNDDWVLRCMLTKVEPENEGETFKQALKLNHELNKLDGGHIFYEESSRALLYQVVIQSPQSGDEIFEQLTEVVNQYDQLHSEFHQGHPLNKHVTSLGGVCYAD; encoded by the coding sequence ATGAGTCATGAACTATTGCTAGCTCGTCTTGGCGAAAAATTAGGACTACCGCTGGTCTTTGACCAGTCAAATCAATGTCTTTTGCTTTGGGATGAGCAGCTTATGGTGTCGATTGCACCGAAAAATGACGATTGGGTGCTGAGATGCATGTTGACCAAAGTTGAACCAGAAAATGAAGGGGAGACCTTTAAACAAGCATTAAAGCTTAACCATGAGTTAAACAAGCTTGATGGTGGCCATATCTTCTATGAGGAGAGCAGTCGTGCGCTACTGTATCAGGTTGTTATTCAATCTCCTCAAAGCGGTGATGAGATCTTCGAACAACTGACAGAAGTGGTTAATCAATATGACCAATTGCATAGCGAATTTCATCAAGGCCATCCACTCAATAAACATGTCACATCCTTAGGAGGCGTTTGCTATGCCGATTGA
- the ssaG gene encoding type III secretion system needle protein SsaG, with protein MDLNAIINQLSQMSAQSAQDIKTKMAQADPNNPDQMLQAQFSVQQYSNFLGYESALIKAVKDMVQGIIAKI; from the coding sequence ATGGATCTTAATGCAATTATCAATCAATTGTCCCAAATGTCAGCGCAATCTGCTCAAGACATTAAAACAAAAATGGCACAAGCGGACCCGAATAACCCTGATCAAATGCTACAAGCTCAATTTTCGGTTCAGCAATACTCTAATTTTCTAGGGTATGAGAGTGCTTTGATCAAAGCCGTGAAAGATATGGTGCAGGGGATCATAGCGAAGATATGA
- a CDS encoding type III secretion protein: MTNTNFLPVDINQVAESIQDVVSGHKTLAQLNGVKQSELEQVYQNALERYQEQDMSGALTHFTYLVMNNPWRREYMFGMASTLHALDQFEHALTFYGYATLMNACDAGVTFRIGQCYLSLKKQPEAIDALQTSIEQSYIPPEQPEIRAIAQSLLDDITH, encoded by the coding sequence ATGACAAACACAAATTTCCTGCCAGTCGACATTAATCAAGTCGCAGAATCCATTCAGGATGTCGTCAGCGGTCATAAAACTCTGGCGCAGCTCAATGGTGTAAAACAATCAGAATTAGAACAGGTCTATCAGAATGCTCTGGAGCGATATCAAGAACAAGATATGTCCGGAGCTCTGACACATTTTACCTATCTGGTAATGAATAATCCTTGGCGTCGTGAATACATGTTCGGTATGGCCTCCACTCTTCACGCCCTAGATCAATTTGAACATGCATTGACGTTTTATGGGTATGCCACTTTGATGAATGCCTGTGACGCTGGCGTTACCTTCAGAATAGGCCAGTGTTATTTGTCACTGAAAAAACAACCTGAAGCTATTGATGCATTACAAACCAGTATTGAACAAAGTTACATTCCCCCTGAACAACCAGAGATTCGTGCAATCGCACAATCGTTACTTGATGACATCACTCATTAA
- a CDS encoding EscG/YscG/SsaH family type III secretion system needle protein co-chaperone, whose translation MKSSDKQLLVEAALAAANHGLEKHALSILNAFSSLIEDEEDRCICASLIYFALDKRAQAIRSLNGLDTPQAEGLRFLYSSTAESADTHKICSLITGGSHGTECNS comes from the coding sequence ATGAAAAGTTCAGACAAACAGCTGCTTGTTGAAGCTGCGTTGGCGGCCGCAAACCACGGACTCGAAAAGCATGCGCTTAGCATACTCAATGCATTCTCTTCGCTGATTGAAGATGAAGAAGATAGATGTATTTGTGCCAGCTTGATCTACTTTGCTCTGGACAAACGAGCTCAGGCGATTCGTTCTCTAAATGGGTTAGATACCCCCCAAGCTGAGGGACTGCGCTTTTTGTACTCCTCAACGGCTGAAAGTGCAGACACGCACAAAATTTGTTCATTGATAACCGGAGGTTCACATGGAACTGAGTGCAATAGCTAA
- a CDS encoding EscN/YscN/HrcN family type III secretion system ATPase: MRLPDKTDLIEALNQQLFPELPLAPTYRRFGKILEVTSTLIRATLPGARQGELCMIGHDLKAEVVAINGEEAWLSPFRSTTGIGTDMQVEPMGHGHRVMVGDELLGRVLDGLGHPLDDSAWVGKWRDNHGEAPDPLKRKLISKVMPTGVRAIDATLTLGIGQRVGIFAAAGGGKSTLLGMLAGHCEADVIVLALVGERGREVREFIEYCLPPAAKRKTVLIVATSDKPPLERMKAAVTATTVAEYFRDQGKNVLLMVDSLTRFARAGREIGLAAGEPPVANGFPPSVFVQLAALLERAGPAPVGNITAIYTVLVEGDNMNEPIADEVRSILDGHIVLSRKLAGAGHYPAIDVNASVSRVMEQIVTCQHKNDAKHLRHLLALYQEVQLLIRVGEYQQGQDPATDEAVAKFDSIEHFLCQGANEPSSLRDTLQQLHQLNGG; this comes from the coding sequence ATGCGATTGCCGGATAAAACAGATTTAATCGAAGCGCTGAATCAACAACTGTTCCCCGAACTGCCTTTGGCGCCAACATATCGCCGATTCGGAAAAATTTTGGAAGTCACGTCGACATTAATTCGTGCCACCTTACCCGGGGCTAGGCAAGGCGAGCTTTGTATGATTGGTCACGACCTTAAGGCAGAAGTGGTGGCAATCAATGGAGAAGAGGCGTGGTTATCGCCATTTCGCTCAACAACCGGTATTGGCACTGACATGCAGGTCGAGCCCATGGGACATGGACACAGAGTAATGGTCGGTGATGAATTACTTGGACGTGTCTTGGATGGATTGGGTCATCCCTTGGATGACAGTGCTTGGGTTGGAAAATGGCGAGACAATCACGGCGAAGCCCCTGATCCATTAAAGCGCAAGTTGATCAGCAAGGTGATGCCGACAGGTGTCCGTGCGATTGATGCAACACTTACGTTGGGTATAGGCCAACGGGTTGGCATTTTTGCCGCTGCGGGTGGAGGAAAAAGTACCTTGCTTGGTATGTTGGCAGGTCACTGTGAAGCGGATGTCATCGTGCTGGCTTTGGTCGGGGAGCGAGGGAGAGAAGTTCGAGAGTTTATCGAGTATTGTCTTCCACCTGCCGCAAAAAGAAAAACAGTGCTGATCGTCGCGACGTCAGATAAGCCGCCTTTGGAACGAATGAAGGCAGCAGTAACAGCAACGACAGTCGCAGAGTATTTTCGCGACCAAGGTAAGAATGTCCTGCTTATGGTTGACTCGTTAACTCGTTTTGCGCGGGCGGGCCGAGAAATCGGTCTTGCCGCGGGTGAACCACCCGTGGCTAACGGTTTTCCGCCTAGTGTGTTTGTCCAGCTTGCTGCTCTACTTGAACGAGCAGGACCTGCACCTGTCGGGAATATTACCGCTATCTACACTGTGCTGGTCGAAGGAGACAATATGAATGAGCCCATTGCCGACGAAGTTCGTTCAATTCTGGATGGTCACATTGTGTTATCACGTAAGCTGGCTGGTGCAGGACATTATCCAGCCATTGATGTCAATGCTAGTGTAAGCCGTGTTATGGAGCAGATTGTTACCTGCCAGCACAAGAATGACGCCAAGCACTTAAGACATTTACTCGCTCTCTATCAGGAAGTGCAATTACTGATCCGGGTCGGCGAGTATCAGCAGGGTCAGGATCCGGCCACTGACGAAGCCGTTGCTAAATTTGACTCAATCGAGCACTTCCTTTGTCAGGGTGCGAACGAGCCTTCATCACTCAGAGATACACTTCAGCAGTTACATCAGCTAAACGGAGGATAG
- the sctI gene encoding type III secretion system inner rod subunit SctI, whose amino-acid sequence MELSAIAKATYSALETQTETINPDKAMVDKFSQLMQQSTQDTSKLNDIVGPMPNSNAPMGISPDQAIQSQTMVTRALVEVDLAAKTAGSLSQSINKLVTMQ is encoded by the coding sequence ATGGAACTGAGTGCAATAGCTAAGGCAACATACTCTGCTCTGGAGACACAGACAGAGACGATCAATCCGGATAAAGCCATGGTTGATAAGTTCAGTCAATTGATGCAACAGAGTACGCAGGATACATCCAAGCTCAATGATATTGTCGGCCCAATGCCTAACTCCAATGCGCCAATGGGAATTTCACCCGATCAGGCCATTCAGAGCCAAACCATGGTGACAAGAGCGCTAGTGGAAGTCGATCTGGCAGCGAAAACAGCCGGGAGCCTATCTCAATCGATTAATAAACTGGTGACAATGCAATGA
- a CDS encoding secretion protein, whose product MRVEGNTNTEFHAFPQNTASAAPANESTATLASAALAEVRAEAMEETMEGLSLGLSSMMKRMNLASKAQDPMMNGIEKLLQQMDKLARQSINRISEQLSQMKDASQIFTALEKSGLDKGKMALVLTSLLGFKGLDPEIKKQIKKRLMTLLSEEEIELEIIAAAQGMNVDKNGLRAVRQLYQHAKRGEKGLAHWFELLERHENRRQYIRILIRSMAEPLDEGQRTDDMTKVVATINDLKRLLLFLTFEDHCVSLAKAMALEPQSVMSATIELLEQSWIYPDALSLIIGRLALVDERRVIFLRRWKELMAVMSETCYRDPEQKEHVQEAMLELLDQWNE is encoded by the coding sequence ATGAGAGTTGAAGGAAACACCAATACTGAATTTCATGCATTTCCGCAAAATACGGCCTCGGCGGCACCAGCCAATGAGTCTACTGCGACTTTGGCAAGCGCGGCACTAGCCGAAGTTAGGGCGGAAGCTATGGAGGAAACCATGGAGGGGTTAAGCCTTGGACTTAGTAGCATGATGAAGCGTATGAACCTCGCATCAAAAGCACAAGATCCAATGATGAATGGAATCGAGAAGCTGCTTCAACAAATGGATAAGCTAGCACGCCAATCCATAAATCGGATCTCAGAGCAACTATCACAAATGAAAGACGCTTCTCAGATTTTCACTGCGCTGGAAAAATCGGGTTTAGACAAAGGGAAAATGGCACTGGTTTTGACCTCACTGCTTGGTTTCAAAGGTCTAGATCCCGAAATAAAAAAGCAGATTAAGAAACGTCTTATGACCTTGCTCTCTGAGGAAGAAATAGAGCTAGAAATTATCGCTGCGGCACAAGGAATGAATGTTGATAAGAACGGCTTACGTGCGGTGCGCCAACTGTATCAGCATGCTAAACGTGGTGAGAAGGGCTTAGCTCATTGGTTTGAACTCTTGGAGCGCCATGAAAATCGCCGACAATATATTCGAATTCTAATTCGCTCGATGGCAGAGCCCCTTGATGAAGGACAGAGAACGGATGATATGACCAAAGTGGTGGCAACCATTAATGATCTTAAACGATTACTACTTTTTCTCACGTTTGAAGACCACTGCGTGTCGCTGGCTAAGGCCATGGCGTTGGAGCCGCAATCGGTGATGTCTGCCACGATAGAGCTGCTAGAGCAATCTTGGATTTATCCCGACGCCTTGTCATTGATCATCGGCCGATTAGCGCTGGTGGATGAGCGTCGAGTAATTTTTTTACGGCGGTGGAAAGAGCTGATGGCAGTCATGTCGGAAACTTGTTACCGAGATCCCGAACAAAAAGAGCATGTTCAGGAAGCCATGCTTGAACTTTTAGATCAGTGGAATGAATGA
- a CDS encoding AraC family transcriptional regulator: MKALQVVLFFKPGHIDYQGKRTEVAGNQLVMIGEEAEIHAASRSDWMSVFFYPGEICQVYPLLTELITHNHTGLRTINGEIETVPVFDELVNVIQQLHKVNKEVMLRFVFTYCLEMNKPYFSELLNQYADPNDKVFDFVNKHLYEQWSVSRYAEQLGMEVTKLNTAFYKYYGQSTKAWLTEQRLSYAKQVILETNRKIADVAFDAGFSSHSHFIGAFKKRYQCSPSDLRAGKR; the protein is encoded by the coding sequence ATGAAAGCATTACAGGTGGTCTTGTTCTTTAAGCCAGGTCATATCGATTATCAAGGAAAACGAACAGAGGTGGCGGGAAATCAGCTCGTTATGATCGGAGAAGAAGCTGAAATACACGCGGCAAGTCGCAGTGATTGGATGAGTGTGTTTTTCTATCCTGGTGAGATTTGTCAGGTTTATCCATTACTGACTGAGCTGATAACACATAATCATACTGGACTACGAACAATCAACGGTGAAATAGAAACTGTCCCAGTCTTTGATGAGCTTGTTAACGTTATTCAGCAACTTCATAAAGTCAACAAAGAAGTCATGCTGCGCTTTGTTTTTACCTACTGCCTTGAGATGAACAAGCCATATTTCTCAGAGTTGCTTAACCAATACGCCGACCCAAATGACAAAGTATTTGATTTCGTAAACAAGCATCTTTATGAGCAATGGTCAGTATCTCGCTACGCTGAGCAACTTGGTATGGAAGTGACAAAGCTCAACACGGCTTTCTACAAATATTATGGTCAATCAACCAAAGCGTGGCTGACCGAACAACGCTTGAGCTATGCGAAACAGGTGATTCTAGAAACAAATCGAAAAATAGCTGACGTCGCTTTTGATGCGGGTTTTAGCAGTCATTCTCATTTTATCGGTGCATTCAAAAAGCGTTATCAATGCAGCCCATCAGATTTACGCGCCGGTAAAAGATAG